A stretch of the Bacteroidota bacterium genome encodes the following:
- a CDS encoding SBBP repeat-containing protein, which translates to MKKLFFSFLFFFSLVFISFSQEWEWTKTAGGPAIDKITGIATDMTGNIFICGYFDSTIAFDSTRLVSAGGTDIFIAKYDADGVLLWAKQVGGQNDDYASAISTDITGNCYITGFFFIQGTTTTFGSTSITETGDADMFVSKFSAIGNLLWARNGGGRSEDASFGIATDVSGNSYVCGYFTGTAMFGNSKITSLGYSDIYVAKYDAAGNLVWIKTGGGSYQDEAYAVSTDIAGNCYVTGFFTGTATFSGTTIASAGYFDNDVFILKYNPSGTLVWAKKAGGTGNDIGYGINVSKNGSIFVAGMFRGTKSFGETLLTQVSGSNGFLAKFEPNGKFSWSRNTSGTAFNEFRKVSSDINGNAYVVGTISGDVLFGTIKMTSAGEKDASIAKYDSKGSLMWVMQGGGENEDEGMCISTDQAGNCYVGGEFTNAATFGRKFSGWLLQDIFVSRIK; encoded by the coding sequence ATGAAAAAACTTTTTTTCTCGTTTTTATTTTTCTTCTCTCTCGTTTTTATTTCCTTCTCGCAGGAATGGGAATGGACAAAAACCGCAGGCGGTCCTGCCATAGATAAAATCACCGGCATTGCTACTGACATGACCGGAAATATTTTTATCTGCGGATATTTTGACAGCACCATTGCCTTTGACAGCACGCGCCTGGTAAGTGCAGGTGGAACGGATATTTTTATAGCGAAATACGATGCCGATGGAGTTCTTCTTTGGGCAAAACAAGTGGGCGGGCAAAACGATGATTATGCTTCCGCAATCAGCACGGATATTACCGGCAACTGTTACATCACCGGATTTTTTTTCATACAGGGAACTACCACAACTTTCGGAAGTACTTCCATCACTGAAACCGGAGATGCCGACATGTTTGTTTCCAAATTCAGCGCAATAGGAAATCTTTTATGGGCGCGCAACGGAGGAGGGCGAAGCGAAGATGCAAGTTTCGGAATCGCCACCGATGTGTCGGGCAACAGTTATGTGTGCGGATATTTTACCGGAACTGCCATGTTTGGCAATTCGAAAATCACCAGTTTGGGATACAGCGATATTTATGTGGCGAAATACGATGCAGCCGGAAATCTTGTGTGGATAAAAACCGGTGGCGGTTCTTACCAGGATGAAGCATATGCTGTGAGCACCGATATTGCAGGCAATTGTTACGTTACCGGCTTCTTCACCGGCACTGCAACCTTCAGCGGAACTACGATCGCAAGCGCTGGTTATTTCGATAATGATGTTTTTATTTTGAAATATAATCCGAGCGGCACTTTGGTGTGGGCGAAAAAAGCAGGAGGAACCGGAAATGATATTGGCTACGGAATTAATGTATCAAAAAACGGAAGCATATTTGTTGCCGGAATGTTTCGCGGAACAAAATCATTTGGCGAAACGCTGCTCACCCAGGTCTCGGGAAGCAACGGATTTCTCGCAAAGTTTGAACCGAACGGAAAATTTTCCTGGTCAAGAAATACCAGCGGCACTGCGTTTAATGAATTTAGAAAAGTTTCTTCCGACATTAACGGAAACGCATACGTGGTCGGCACCATTTCGGGCGATGTGTTATTCGGCACAATTAAAATGACAAGTGCCGGAGAAAAAGATGCCAGCATTGCCAAATACGATTCAAAGGGAAGTTTGATGTGGGTGATGCAAGGAGGAGGAGAAAACGAGGATGAAGGTATGTGCATTTCAACCGACCAGGCAGGCAATTGCTATGTGGGCGGAGAATTTACCAATGCCGCTACATTCGGAAGAAAATTTTCCGGCTGGCTCCTGCAGGATATTTTCGTTTCGAGGATAAAATAA
- a CDS encoding cation transporter: MKTKIIAAILGMVLSATVFAQKKTETFKVWGNCNMCKETIEGALKKKDGILSKNWNKDTKEISVTYDTTKISIKQIGEKIAAAGYDNQYAKATDEAYKNLHKCCQYERAKN; this comes from the coding sequence ATGAAAACAAAAATCATTGCTGCAATTCTGGGAATGGTGCTAAGTGCCACAGTGTTCGCACAGAAAAAAACCGAAACCTTCAAAGTATGGGGCAATTGCAATATGTGCAAAGAAACCATTGAAGGGGCGCTGAAAAAAAAGGACGGCATCCTTTCAAAAAACTGGAACAAGGACACTAAGGAAATCTCCGTGACTTATGACACGACAAAAATTTCTATTAAACAAATCGGTGAAAAGATTGCTGCCGCTGGTTACGACAACCAATATGCAAAAGCAACTGATGAAGCGTATAAAAATCTTCACAAGTGTTGTCAATACGAACGCGCTAAGAATTAA